Below is a genomic region from Brassica rapa cultivar Chiifu-401-42 chromosome A08, CAAS_Brap_v3.01, whole genome shotgun sequence.
CAGGAACAATAGATACCATTTCTTCCAAAAGTTTTCCATAATCCTCACAACACACGGATCACTTCTCATGCCGAATTTGGTGCTAACACGAAGCTGATCACGCAAACGCAAGAAGAAAATAACcactaataataatatatacaacTAACAACATGACTGAAACTAAGAAGACGGTATAAAGATTAATTGGGCTCAAGGTCCTTGATGTATGAACACCTCCCGATGCCAGCTTGTTGGACGCGTTGAAGTCCATGAAGTGCGTCCGCGGTCCATGCTAGAGAGATGCGCTGCATCACGAaccttcttttttgttttttttttatattaaacatttttcagtatatatatacacatacataTCTGGCTTTTGTAGTTTGTAAGTAGGCCATGCTCTATAAAAGATATGAATCCCAGTCAAATAACTCGATCCCATATGCCAAGATCTAGTTCTGTCTGTTATGATGATTCTCGGTACTGACGAGATAATATTTAAATACGATTGTGTTAATTGTTCGTCTCGGGATCAGTCAATACATCACGTtgtaaacaagtttttttttttttttttggacatcaAACAAATTAAATTTAGTAGTACTATAAGATAAATAGAATCAAAAGTTGAAAGTCGAACTTTTCATAATTGTGAAACAATAAAGTTCAACAGAATAATGTCAAAGGGCACCACCCATCAAGCTGGCTTGCACCGCTTACGCTTTTTTTGTGCGACTTACGCTACATCCATCGTGTTTCATCTTATCATTAGCCTAGGTATCATTAACTAGTCTTTCTGTATTATTTTACTTGATCACTCTAATATTTCATCACACTATTGGatagtttttatataaaaaaggcTAATGGATAAGTATTGGAccatatttttgataattactATTTAATAATGTAAAATTTCATATAGTTGATCAGGTCTGCATAATCCATCTAGAAAGCAATCAGATTAAAAGATGCAGTTTATCATTGACATCAacgttttaacttttataatgaAGAGAAGAATCAAAGCGCTAGGAGTCTTCTAAAACGCCCCCAGAAGAAGCATGTTAATGAGTATCATATGTGCCATCCAAGACAATCAACTTTCTCTGCTTAAGTTTCCATTGATGCTTCAGCATTTGTTTGGACAAGTTTTTAACAAAGATCGCATGTATAAAATCGTAAACAAGTTAATCTACGGCAATCGAAAAAAGAAactattttctctatttttgtcaactatcatctattgtttaataaACCCAAAAAGATACTGGATTTGATTTTgcatcattttaaaaataaaagaaaagaggaTCCAACTCAGGAAGCCATATCTCACGCTCATATTCAAAGTAATATTCACATAAACCCAAAATCCCCTATAAATACACACTGTCACACATTTGCATACACACTCTTCTTCCTCACTCCATAATCATATCATCATCTCTAATGGCTTCTTCTACTTACATATTCTCAGCTCTTCTTCTCTGTATCTTCTCACTCTCATCATCAAGCTCACTCGCTAAACAATCTCCCCGACCAAATGCTCTCGTTCTCCCAATAACAAAAGACAAAACTACACTCCAGTACACGACCGTCATCAACAGTGGCACTTCTAGAAATGAGCCAGGCACGCCTCTAGTGGCTGCCTCCCTTGTCTTCGACCTCGGTGGTCGACATCTCTGGGTCGAAACGGACACATACTACTGGTCCACTTCATTCCAAACCAGCCACTGCAACTCCCCCATGTGCTACCGCGCCGGCTCCCATGGCTGTAGCCGTTGCTACTCGGATTACAGACCTGGCTGTAACGCTGACCCTTGCACCCTAACATTCAAAAACCCCGTCAACGGAATGGTAGATACAGGCGACATTGCTTCGGAAGCTGTTTTTATTCAGTCCACTAACGGGTCGAACCCGGGCCGGGTCGTTAAAATCCCCAGTTTGATTATCTCATTGGGAACAAGGGATCTCCTTAACGGACTTGCTAATGGAACCGTCGGTATGGCCGGAATGGGACGCCACAGCGTCATCGGACTACCGTCGCAATTCGCCAAGGCGTTTGGTTTCAACCGCAAATTCGCAGTCTGtctcccttcttcttcttcttctggagGAAGAGGCGTCGCCTTCTTCGGTGGTAACGGACCGTACGTGTTCCTCCCAGGGATCAAGATCTCCCAGCTTACTACCACGCCCTTGCTCGTCAATCCCGTGCTCGTTGCGGACCCGATCATTTACGAACCGTTTGTATACGGCGAGAAATCACCCGAGTATTTCATCGGCGTAACGGCGATCAAAGTCGCCGAGAAAACTGTTCCGATCAACACGAGTCTGTTGAAGATCAATGGAACCACCGGATTGGGAGGAACCAAGCTCAGCACGGTGAACCCCTACACGGTGTTGGAGACATCTATTTTCAAGGCCGTTACGTCGGCGTTTGTCAGAGAAGCCACCGCCAGGAACATCACTCGAGTTCCGTCGGTGAAGCCTTTTGGCGCGTGTGTCAGCACTAAGAACGTCGTTGTCACGCGCCTTGGATACGCGGTGCCGGAGATCCAGCTTGTGCTGCAGAGCAAGGACGTCGTTTGGAGAATCTTCGGAGCTAACTCCATGGTGAGCGTCCACAGTGACGTCATCTGTCTGGGTTTTGTTGACGGAGGAGTCAATGCGGAAACTTCTGTGGTGGTCGGAGGGTTGCAGCTGGAAGACAATTTGATCGAAATTGATCTGGCGAAAAACACACTAGGCTTTAGCTCGACGCTGTTGGGACGTCAAACTAATTGTGCCAACTTCAATTTCACTTCCACTGCCTGATTTGATCGAATGTTTGAGCTGATTAATGCTAATATTTACTTTATTTGAATAATGTTTGTTTAGTCTTCAATATACAACAACTTTGCTATAAAagagttgataaaaaaaacattttactaTGAAGATCAAAAGTTCAAAACAGGTATAAGGAATAAGGACTCAGGTGAATATTTATCGAGTATGCTTTACCAAATCAaaaatcaattattattttttccttcCAGAAAGGCAGAAACCAACTTTTTAGGATTGCTAAATTCCCAAATCAAATGAAAAAGGTAGAACAAGACCGTCTGTTACTAATAAACCATGTCCTGCACTCCGGTCTCAGCCATCTTCTCCAAATCCTCTTGTGTTAACAGAGTTTTCCTGCCCATAGTACCAGTCTTATCGTACGGCTGAGCCATTTTCCTTAGGAACTGCCAAAAAagttattagttttgcttttttgtttcttcagcCGTGTAAAACAAAAGGAATTTCAAAGGCACTGAGTTTTTCTAAGGTATACATACCTCTCGGGCAATATGAATAGCCATGTCAGTGCTTAAATTCAAGTGTGCATCACGCAGATGAGATAGTATCCAACCTGGTAATTTAGACCGCTTGTCATGACGGCTATATCTGCAAGTTAACAACGGCAAAATCTTTAAATAGAGCAAAGAGATGGTAGAGAAACATAAACAAACATAGCCATATATCTCTTCTACCAATTTATTCTCATTATCAAGGAACAACCTATTTCGTGGGAATACACATAAGTGGGCAAATACTTAATGTGTTCACTTGTAGCAGCTAGCAATAGCCTAAATCACCAGACTCCGAATCAGAGTATGTATATATACCTCTTGTCTGCAAATATCATCATCCCATAATCAGCCTTTGATCTGATTACTCGCCCCACGCATTGAGCTGCTTGCCTCTGTTTTATACCAAGAATCCATCAATAGCAAGCACAGACAGGTCAAACATTTTGCACCAAATACTCATAAGATTGGAACCATACCAAGGCATCAAACGTTAGGAAATCGCCTTCCTTTATTTGAAAGGTATCACGCAAATACTCCAATCGTGCAAGTAATATcctgaaaatatttaatctaagcATCTCCACACATGACCGAGGTAAACGGGAAAATGAAATGATATCTATTTTTTGGGTATAACTTACTTGCTTAATGTATATTGAAAAGGCACTCCAAACATTACAACCAGTCTTCCATAATGACGATCAAAATCGATCCCTTCAGCAACTTTCCCCCTGCCATTCAGATACAACATTTAATCAAATctctttgaatttttcaaacCAGATGGCTCCAGTATTACATAACTAACGACAGAATCAAAGAAGTTTACTATAGCTACAATTTCTTCCCATGAATTCCAAATCAAAAATTTTACCTGGCTACAGAGAAGAAAACTGCACCTCTTCCGCAATCACAAGCCCTGCGATAATTGTCAAGTGCTAGTGTTGTTTCTACAACATCTTGCGTTTCGAAGAAGACAAGTTTCTGTTGCGTTATTTCCTACACAAAATTAAGAGCAGTGGTCATCTTAGGAAACAAGCATACATTAATGTCTGTAACAGATACAAATATATTAAGGCGTCGAAGAAGGATCTTACCTTCAGAATTCCAGTTTCATTCCATGTAGCAATAATGCCATCCATGTATGAGTAACTAACGAAGAAGCAGACAACTCCATCAGGAACAACAGATACCATCTCTACCAAAAGCTTTCCATAATTCCTCACAACACCCGGATCACTTCTCATGTCAAATTTGGTGCTAACAGGGAGCTGATCACTGCAAAAGCAAGAATAAACCATCACTAATAATAAATACAGTAAATACAAACAATAAGGGCAGTGTTTAGGAACTTTTCTATATACCTTCCTCGAGTTAAAACCATGGGGCAGATGCAGTCTCGTGTCATCGACATTTTAAAGCTTCTACTAACAACAGGATTGAAACTAAGAAGACGGGGATAAAGATCAATTGGACTCAGGGTCCCTGACGTAATCACTACTGACTGGAAACGATCAAACACCGGTTTTATAGCCAGAGACGCATCATGACAGCTCAACTAAGATACAAAAGAAGATAGGTTTCAGATACATTTCTCAATACAATTTACATTTGAGTCATAATATCTCCGAAACCAGAAAGAAAGCAGATCAACACGTACTGACCTGCAATATAGGATCTGGAATATGAGGCATTCTTTCGTCATAAGGCTCAATGATGATGGAAAATCCCCGTGCATATGTCCCAACAAGAGTTGCAAAGTCACATACTGTCTGGATAGGCAAAAACTCATCGGTATCTGTAATTTCAAGGGTCATCATGAGAGAGTGGAGCCGGTCATAACAGAACTTGAGTGTTTTCTGCTCAATTCCAGCCTGAGAATTAAGGGAGGATACAAAGCTAACAGGGCTTTCTTTCTCCACGTTCTCAGTATCTAGCCGTCCTTCCAAGTACTGAAGTAACCGGCGTAACACATGCACAAAATGCTCAGCCCGTCTAATATTCCCTGGGACAGCCTCCTTTAGAATATCATTGGGCAGTGCAGGGTTTGCAAGCCATTGATCAGttcctggaaaaaaaaaaacatatatgttcCGTCAAGTTGGTAGAATCAACCAAACCACGCATCACCTCTCTGAGAAAAAGTAGTTACCAGATAAGTCCCCTCTCAGTGCCAAACCCTCAATTAGCCGGTTGTATTCAGCTCGCAGTCTTCCAGCGTCCGTAGCCTTGAACCTTCCTACCAGTTAGAAAATTTTTAATAGTGTGATAAGAATTTAAAATGAAGTATCAGCAAACAAGCAGGGCAGTTCCTATATAGAATTCAGAACAGAAGAGCGTACCTATCAATTTCTTGCctaattttattaagatttcgATTAGCTCCTTCAAGTGTAACTCTTCTCACACTGACGCTGAGTGCTTCAATACACACATTGTCTATATTATGGGCCTCGTCAAACACAATAACAGACTCCTTTTGTAACTCCTTGGATATGATTCCAGCAACCTTAGGATCGAGCAAATACTGGTAGCTGTAAACAATAACGTTGGCGAACTGAACCATATGCCTGGCAAGGAAGTAAGGACACCATCCTCGATTCTTACCAAACGCCCTCAAATCCTAGCATCGAAACAAACAtcagaaaaaagaaaactccAAATAAGATTCAAACTTGTTACCTCTAAAGTATAAACACCAGGAGGCAATAAGGCATTATCAGCAGCCTTCTCGTAGCTCTCAAAGTAGTCACAGAGTTCTACATTTGGATTCTCCGCGGCCAAAGCTCTAACCCAACTAGCCGTCCGTTTCCTACACGCAGCGTCCACTGAATCGCGATTCTCCGCCGCTAAAACCTTAGGATTGACGCAAAGATTCTTCCTGGAGGAGAGACCAAGCGCGAGGATCTTGGCCTGGGCGCCGAGATGGGTTACTTGATAGTCGTGGAGTATCTTAAGCTCACCGAGCGTTTTCTCCATCTCGTGGACAGTACGAGTGCAGTAGACGAGCTTGATGGGAGAATCGGGACGAGAGAGGCGGTAGCTGGTGATGAGGGAGAGAAGCGCGATGGTTTTGCCAGTTCCGGTGGGCATCTCGAGAAGGCAATGTCCCTTGGCGTCTAGGGCTCGCTTTAGTTCGACCATGTATTCGTATTGCTCTGGGTATATGTTGTCATAAGGGAAGTAGACGGTTACGTCTTCGATCTTGAagatcatcttcttcctcctcctccctcTCGTTGAATGGCCTAAACAAATCGAAATCGGTACAGCACTTAGAAAGCCCTAAAACGATTCATCAAACAAGCTATTCGAGCTTACAATACATATAAAGTTTACCGGCGAGATTGGAGTCGGAGCACTTAGCAAAGTTGAACGATTGCCGGCGAGGATGGAAGCTTGGGTATTGTTAacgagcgagagagagagaaacctgTATCAATCAGCTTTAAAGGTCGAGGAACAATCTACGACTGTGTTGTTAAGCATAGAAGCGAGTAAATTGAGAGTTTCGACaccatatttttgttttcttcatattCTGACCCCTTTTTATTTCCTATATTGTTTGACCcctaatttatagatatttacGGAAAAGGTTCTTGACTTTCAAGGAATAGAGTATGCAATATTACACAATGGCTAGAcatcttttgtttcttctaaaATGTGACAGGAAAGTTTGGTAAGGTGTGAGTGGACCCATAAAAGAGTAGATGAATTCTCAAAGATTGAATTAGAGAAGTAACGAGGAAGTGATAGAGTGTAGTTGCAATAGACAGAAACGAAAACTAGAGTCTTATTATTCTTCAACTGGTTGCTGGAAAGCTAAGCCCTTTATCACATGTCGACACTGAAACCTGCAAACAAACCGATGGGGATTATCAAAAGATGCTCCGGTGAGTAACTGTACTTGTACAGTCTGTTAGTGGAGAAGTTAAAAAGAGAATTACCATATTAGATCATTTGTGTCGTAGTTGAACGGAGAATTTGTCTCGTTATCTTGAGTTTTGCACTTGAACCGCAACTTTAGAGGCACAAACTGCAATAACAAAGGACATATTTGATCAAAATCTAAATCCTTACTTGGATGTAGACTAATACAGAAGTATTGTACCTTTCTGTTGTATCTGAAGTCACGTTTAGGAAGGAAATGTTGGGGAAGATTCAAAGAAGGTGGAGCTTGAACCAATATAAAGAGCCTCATTGGACCTGTGATTCAGAAAAAAGGAGCATGAATCAAGTCTACAGTCTACACCACAATTCACGTGACAGTTAATAGAGAATAATAGTGCTGAAGAAGTTTGAGATTTCTGCTAAAGTTACCTGGGCATGAAGTTGATCCAGCACCCGTCGAGATCAGTGCTCGGATAGTCTATAATAAAGCCAAAAAAGAATGAAGAGATTAACATTTGTATCACCTCTGATAGCAGATAAAAAATGTTCCGAGTAACAAGAACTCAGAGGTAAGAAGATAGAAACCTTTTTGGAAAGAGCTTCTGTAGCTTTGTTTTTGGAAAAATCACCTTCAAATCTCAAAACATCAACACTGTGTGTGAAGAACAACTCATAAGCTTTTTGAGGGCGTAATGGACTACCACCAAGAATCAACACAACTCTCTGAACGCCAGGAGCTTCACGGATCAATAACTGTAGAGCGCTTCGGAGAGTAGAGATGGTGCTCATCAGTTTCTGCATTTTCTTAATCTCATGCTTCACCTCTCTTTTCCTACTCAATAGTTTTCTCCTGACCAGCGGCTTCACATCCGGTTGTGTAAGATTCGCCTCCTAACAACCTAAGTTTCTTAGAGTGTGAAAAAAAAAGACGTAACCGTAGAGTAAAAAACTGCGTCTGAAGAACCTAACATACCAAATCAGTAAACTCTGTTTGCAAGCCATCAAAGTCAAGACTCATGTCTTGCAACACCCTGCACACATACATGTATAACCAACAACCCTCAAAGAGTGATCAATCTGAGCGTTAAAGAAGACCTTTCGGAGTAGTTCCAACAGATAATTTATAGCAAAGAGGCTGATGAATGCAGCATAAAGATGAAGAAACATAGCCTCAAAGTATCTCCATTTCCCTTTATAATTTGAGTATAAACTCAACTACCAAGATTCGAtctctatatataataactCACGCTAATCAATCCAGAATCCACACAATCCGTAACCAGAAAGCTTTTACTCTTCTAAATCAAACTAAATTAATCGCGTGAAATTGAACGCAGTAAGCAGTCTAATCCGCGGAATCGAACATCAAATCAGAATGTAATCGATCCGAAAATAGAGAGAGATGACGTACGAAGGGATCTGCTGGTGCATATAGAGGACGAAACCGAGAATGTCATTGATGATATGGAAGACGCCGGAGCCGCCTAGTGAAGAAGCCGTGGTCGCGATGTCTACGTCGTACTTCTCCTCTGTACTCCCTTCTCCTTCCTCCATCTCCATCGTGATCGAAGATGAAACCTGCCTCCGAGTTCAAGCTGCTcgataaatttgaaattaaagtCAGTAGGCGGGggagagatgaagaagaagaagaagaagaagaagaagaacgacGGCTAGCGAGAATTTCAAAAGCATTTCATcggaaattaaaaatatataaaatgacaAACCAAACCCCTAGAGAGAATCAGAATGATAAATCAACCCCTAAGGtttattaatttcatattttgcCCCTAGACTGGAGCAAGCAGTAATCGCACGCGAGAGTTGGGCCGAGCTCTCGCTTCACGTTCTTTGCTAATCATAGCTGGGCCCATTTATGTGGTTAAGTTCAACCTTTGAATTTAAATCATCTTTACTTTAGTCAAACTTCTGATGAATGTACATATTTAAACCACTACAAAATCATAATCACTGTCTCTCTTTTTCTTgccaattttttaatttataatatatggtTTATGAATACAGAATGTATTAGTCTATTGTGTTTACTTTGTGAAATTTAGATTACTAAATGAAAAGTAATCAAATAAGGGAGCAAAAAAATGTttgatatatagaagaagaaagatcGAAAATATATCACAGAAATGGGTGCCGCATGAGATAGTGGTCAATAAAAAGCATCAAGTAGCAGATAGAACCAGAGTAAACATAGTCCTCTCTCGATATTCGTTtgcagagaaacaaaggtacaCCTTTGATATATTTACATACTTTTTGAGACCTTGGATTGGACATTACATTTATAACTTGTCTACTTCTCATTGGTTGaactttatatttataaggatgtaaaatatatattaagtgACAAACCTTCGTTCATGTCGGGGAATATATACATCTAAAAATAGTTCTTTTAATCATATATccttttttacattttaaggtGTTTTTAGTTACCAATAGAAAACCAAATCCATTGTTTGTGCATGATAGAATTTGATCAATATGGTCTTAAACCAACAAGTTAATTTTTCTATTCACCCGAACAAGCCATTGTACTACCACGTGCTCTAAAAGAATGTAAATATGTCTTTAAAACCGAGATGTAAAAGAAGGAAAGGAGCGTCCTCACATTTCGTACAAGGAAAATCAGGAACAGACTCAAAACGCGAGCGAAAGGGAAAttaaaagcaaagaaaaaaatgtttggaATTAACAAAAGAAAGGGAGAAATAGGATATTGCATGTGATGGTCATGTGGACGTGTGGGAACAATCTCTCATATGTTCATGTGGGGGTTGTACGTACCACATATGTTTACTTTTACGCACGTCATAATCAACGAAATAATGATATATGCATTGCATAGTCGTCTGGATTGTCTAGTATAAAACTTGTGTTACAAATTTTAACATAAGTAAAGTTATACTAGCTAGTGTAAGAAAACATAAACTGCAAAAGACAAATACAGTAAGTAAACTTTAATATGTAGCCAGTTCTGGTTTTAGAAGAAAATGAACCGCTCAAAAATTTCGActacacaatatataagttggctacaattataaaaattcgGAATATGAAAGATTACATGAGTTGAAAAGGTTAGGTTTTTGTGAAATGTTAAAGGAAGCTTCCTAAAGGACATTTTCagagattttatttttgtattttcctTACTACAAAATGAAGATGTATAGTACACTTTCAGTTTATGTTGTTGTAACCATCACACTACtagctttttaaaaaaacatgactactaaaaaaaatcaacaataataataataattctcaTTTAACATTACATTAAATAGAACTAAAAAACACTCGCAGTACCTAGAGAAATCTCATACAAGAAAGCaaagattatatataaaactaaaatcaaGAAAcccatattttaaattattttattaagagATAGGAGTCGAATAAAGTCTTAAGTAGCGACCCAAAACTGCTGCTGCTTCCAAGTAGTAAGCATTGGCTTAGGCTCACGACCATTCTCCTTGCATCTGCTGCTTAATCTGCTAAACtttttatttccatttttaCCCTCTAAGTTCTCACTAGTTTCCTCCTCCATGCCCTCTTcagtttcatcttcttctccttcttcctcgTGAGTGTGCCCAAGTAAAGAACTTTCCGGTGATAAACAGAGACGGAGCCTTCCTTCACCACGTTCCGCAACAAAGTTAGGAGGCTGAGACGAAACCATAATTGCTTGAACGACAACACGACCATCTTCTCCTAGTGATCTCACCACACGATTATACTTTGAACCGTTAACAAAGTTTATCGGTGGCGGGAAACTTTTGATCGTTGATTTCTTGGCAgtgtctttttcttcttcttgaggaGGAGAAGGAACCCTAGGAGTAGTGGTTGCTTGAAACGCAAGCAACAACAACTCGTCACCACTCTCGCTTCCAGTTTCGGACCCGAGGCTCTCAGTGCACATCTCTAAGCTTTTCTCACTCAGCTTAGAAACAGAGCGTTTCTCGACCGGGTGAACATAAGCTTTGTCCTCTACGTTTCGGACAATGGCAGTGATATCGGGCATAGATTGCAGGAAACTCAACCCACCCATTTTG
It encodes:
- the LOC103836626 gene encoding general transcription and DNA repair factor IIH helicase subunit XPD; translated protein: MIFKIEDVTVYFPYDNIYPEQYEYMVELKRALDAKGHCLLEMPTGTGKTIALLSLITSYRLSRPDSPIKLVYCTRTVHEMEKTLGELKILHDYQVTHLGAQAKILALGLSSRKNLCVNPKVLAAENRDSVDAACRKRTASWVRALAAENPNVELCDYFESYEKAADNALLPPGVYTLEDLRAFGKNRGWCPYFLARHMVQFANVIVYSYQYLLDPKVAGIISKELQKESVIVFDEAHNIDNVCIEALSVSVRRVTLEGANRNLNKIRQEIDRFKATDAGRLRAEYNRLIEGLALRGDLSGTDQWLANPALPNDILKEAVPGNIRRAEHFVHVLRRLLQYLEGRLDTENVEKESPVSFVSSLNSQAGIEQKTLKFCYDRLHSLMMTLEITDTDEFLPIQTVCDFATLVGTYARGFSIIIEPYDERMPHIPDPILQLSCHDASLAIKPVFDRFQSVVITSGTLSPIDLYPRLLSFNPVVSRSFKMSMTRDCICPMVLTRGSDQLPVSTKFDMRSDPGVVRNYGKLLVEMVSVVPDGVVCFFVSYSYMDGIIATWNETGILKEITQQKLVFFETQDVVETTLALDNYRRACDCGRGAVFFSVARGKVAEGIDFDRHYGRLVVMFGVPFQYTLSKILLARLEYLRDTFQIKEGDFLTFDALRQAAQCVGRVIRSKADYGMMIFADKRYSRHDKRSKLPGWILSHLRDAHLNLSTDMAIHIAREFLRKMAQPYDKTGTMGRKTLLTQEDLEKMAETGVQDMVY
- the LOC103836624 gene encoding probable aspartic proteinase GIP2; amino-acid sequence: MASSTYIFSALLLCIFSLSSSSSLAKQSPRPNALVLPITKDKTTLQYTTVINSGTSRNEPGTPLVAASLVFDLGGRHLWVETDTYYWSTSFQTSHCNSPMCYRAGSHGCSRCYSDYRPGCNADPCTLTFKNPVNGMVDTGDIASEAVFIQSTNGSNPGRVVKIPSLIISLGTRDLLNGLANGTVGMAGMGRHSVIGLPSQFAKAFGFNRKFAVCLPSSSSSGGRGVAFFGGNGPYVFLPGIKISQLTTTPLLVNPVLVADPIIYEPFVYGEKSPEYFIGVTAIKVAEKTVPINTSLLKINGTTGLGGTKLSTVNPYTVLETSIFKAVTSAFVREATARNITRVPSVKPFGACVSTKNVVVTRLGYAVPEIQLVLQSKDVVWRIFGANSMVSVHSDVICLGFVDGGVNAETSVVVGGLQLEDNLIEIDLAKNTLGFSSTLLGRQTNCANFNFTSTA
- the LOC103836627 gene encoding uncharacterized protein LOC103836627, translated to MEMEEGEGSTEEKYDVDIATTASSLGGSGVFHIINDILGFVLYMHQQIPSVLQDMSLDFDGLQTEFTDLEANLTQPDVKPLVRRKLLSRKREVKHEIKKMQKLMSTISTLRSALQLLIREAPGVQRVVLILGGSPLRPQKAYELFFTHSVDVLRFEGDFSKNKATEALSKKTIRALISTGAGSTSCPGPMRLFILVQAPPSLNLPQHFLPKRDFRYNRKFVPLKLRFKCKTQDNETNSPFNYDTNDLIWFQCRHVIKGLAFQQPVEE
- the LOC103836628 gene encoding protein FANTASTIC FOUR 2-like, which encodes MSVVICQAQEKTVTKNERNESFTQKGKMGGLSFLQSMPDITAIVRNVEDKAYVHPVEKRSVSKLSEKSLEMCTESLGSETGSESGDELLLLAFQATTTPRVPSPPQEEEKDTAKKSTIKSFPPPINFVNGSKYNRVVRSLGEDGRVVVQAIMVSSQPPNFVAERGEGRLRLCLSPESSLLGHTHEEEGEEDETEEGMEEETSENLEGKNGNKKFSRLSSRCKENGREPKPMLTTWKQQQFWVAT